In a genomic window of Chryseobacterium sp. G0162:
- a CDS encoding site-specific integrase: protein MKELLKTKVTVRLRKAEFRKEWFIYLESYPVMIPGKDKVQRIREYLNRSITTVDFDKKRPARTTQESVSFKPKRDDNGIIVCKSENDRETMLYADSMRKLRQREYDNIELYSELDKIQVEQKEKSQENFVRYFDLLVNKRHKNNSESIQINWYRSIEFLKDFGGEKIMFSQINTKFCENFKSYLLTAKSGSNKQEIISQNTASTYFSVFKAALKQAFIDGYFTTDISAKIKSIPHEESRREYLTLEELNTLVETPCELDVLKRAALFSALTGLRHSDIQKLTWNEINIENDQARINFTQKKTKGVEYMPISKQALQLCGEAGLPTDLVFKDLTNPAWISRPLKKWIESAGITKKITFHNFRHTFATLQLSSGTDIYTVSKMLGHTNVKTTQVYAKVVDEKKNVAAEAIQLNTLSKIKK, encoded by the coding sequence ATGAAAGAGTTACTAAAAACCAAAGTTACCGTACGATTACGAAAAGCCGAATTCCGAAAAGAATGGTTTATTTATTTGGAAAGTTATCCTGTGATGATTCCTGGTAAAGATAAAGTTCAAAGAATCCGGGAATATTTAAACCGAAGTATCACAACTGTAGATTTTGATAAGAAAAGACCTGCAAGAACAACCCAAGAATCTGTTTCATTTAAACCTAAAAGAGATGACAATGGTATCATCGTTTGCAAAAGCGAAAATGATCGGGAAACAATGTTATATGCAGATTCTATGCGTAAATTACGTCAGAGAGAATATGACAATATTGAACTTTACAGCGAACTCGACAAAATTCAAGTAGAACAAAAAGAAAAATCGCAGGAAAATTTTGTGAGATATTTTGATTTGTTGGTTAATAAAAGACATAAAAACAATTCCGAATCTATTCAAATAAATTGGTATCGTTCGATAGAATTTCTAAAAGATTTTGGAGGCGAAAAAATTATGTTTTCGCAGATCAACACAAAATTCTGTGAAAATTTCAAATCGTATTTGTTGACGGCAAAAAGTGGTAGCAATAAGCAAGAGATTATTTCTCAAAATACAGCTTCAACTTATTTTTCTGTTTTCAAAGCTGCATTAAAACAAGCTTTTATTGATGGATATTTTACAACTGATATTTCGGCTAAAATAAAATCAATTCCACACGAAGAATCGAGAAGAGAATATTTGACGCTAGAGGAACTCAATACTTTGGTTGAAACACCTTGCGAACTTGATGTTTTAAAACGAGCAGCACTATTTTCGGCATTGACAGGTTTGCGACATTCCGATATTCAAAAATTGACGTGGAATGAAATCAATATTGAAAACGATCAAGCCAGAATAAATTTTACTCAAAAAAAGACAAAAGGCGTAGAATATATGCCGATTTCTAAACAAGCATTACAACTTTGTGGTGAAGCAGGTCTTCCAACTGATTTGGTTTTTAAAGATTTAACGAACCCAGCTTGGATTTCTCGACCACTTAAAAAATGGATTGAAAGTGCAGGAATTACCAAAAAAATAACTTTTCACAATTTCAGACATACTTTTGCAACGCTGCAACTTTCCAGCGGAACTGATATTTATACAGTAAGTAAAATGCTCGGTCATACGAACGTAAAAACTACACAAGTTTACGCAAAAGTGGTTGATGAAAAGAAAAATGTTGCGGCAGAAGCCATTCAGTTAAATACACTCTCAAAGATTAAAAAATGA